A window of Malania oleifera isolate guangnan ecotype guangnan chromosome 5, ASM2987363v1, whole genome shotgun sequence contains these coding sequences:
- the LOC131155829 gene encoding probable jasmonic acid carboxyl methyltransferase 2 — MKMEQVLHMNGGMGESSYASNSYLQRTVISMAKLMLEESTIGLVEQYSPNLPECLNIADFGCSSGPNTLMVVSQIVETINATLLRLNRQPPLLQVYLNDLPGNDFDTLFRSLPSFSKKLEREKGIGLGRCFIAGVPGSFYGRLFPSNSLHLVHSSSSLHWLSQVPKGLVSETGLPLNKGNICIAKTSPPAVHKAYLEQFQRDFTLFLKSRAEEVVPGGRMVLTILSSFRSEDPRCIWEVVGLKLNDMVLEGAIQEAKLDSFNMPFYRPTASEIENVIEAEGSFFIRRVDTFEMGWDAHIGHVNQGSAMGKGRRGEMIAAAIRAGGEPILASHFGEAILDDLFRRFKEIVVDHMEKETCKYMKVVVSLTKKG, encoded by the exons ATGAAGATGGAGCAAGTCCTTCACATGAATGGAGGAATGGGAGAATCAAGCTATGCAAGCAACTCCTATCtccaa AGGACTGTGATATCCATGGCGAAGCTCATGCTGGAAGAAAGCACAATAGGGCTAGTGGAGCAATACAGCCCCAACCTCCCTGAGTGTTTGAACATAGCAGACTTTGGGTGTTCTTCAGGACCCAACACCCTCATGGTGGTATCACAGATTGTAGAAACCATCAATGCCACACTCCTACGACTAAATCGCCAGCCACCCCTGCTGCAGGTTTACTTGAACGATCTCCCAGGAAATGACTTTGACACTTTGTTCAGGTCATTACCAAGCTTCAGTAAGAAGCTGGAGCGAGAAAAGGGAATTGGGCTAGGGAGATGTTTCATTGCTGGAGTGCCTGGGTCATTCTACGGGAGGCTTTTCCCAAGCAATTCGCTGCACCTAGTTCACTCTTCTTCTAGTCTTCACTGGCTCTCACAG GTTCCGAAAGGGTTAGTGAGCGAAACAGGATTACCACTCAACAAGGGGAATATCTGCATTGCAAAGACGAGCCCTCCTGCTGTGCACAAAGCATACTTGGAGCAATTCCAAAGAGACTTCACACTGTTTCTCAAGTCTCGAGCAGAAGAGGTAGTCCCCGGTGGCCGTATGGTCCTAACAATCCTCAGCAGCTTCAGAAGCGAGGACCCACGCTGCATTTGGGAAGTTGTTGGCCTTAAACTCAATGACATGGTGTTAGAG GGCGCGATCCAAGAGGCGAAGTTGGACTCATTCAACATGCCATTCTACCGACCTACTGCAAGTGAAATAGAGAATGTGATCGAGGCAGAAGGATCATTTTTCATTCGGAGAGTCGATACTTTTGAAATGGGTTGGGATGCTCACATAGGCCATGTTAACCAAGGCAGTGCAATGGGCAAGGGCAGGAGAGGAGAGATGATTGCAGCAGCCATAAGAGCAGGGGGAGAACCCATTCTGGCTAGTCATTTCGGAGAAGCAATCCTTGATGATTTGTTTCGAAGGTTTAAGGAGATCGTCGTGGATCACATGGAGAAGGAGACGTGCAAGTATATGAAGGTTGTGGTTTCCTTGACAAAGAAAGGTTGA